The genome window CGTCGATAGGGGAGGTCGGTACCCGGCTTGCTGGCCAGGGCCTTGACGATACCGAATTCGGATAGCGTCAGATACACCTGTGCCCCTTTCCAGTAGGCGCGATGGGATTCCAGATCGAGCTGTAGAGCACCCACGCTCAAGTCGGACTGTTCTTCCTCCACTTCCGGGGAATTAGCGGCATTCCTCGGCGTGAACGGGGCCAATTCGATCCGACGGACAATGATCGAAAAGCTGCGCGACTTTTCTACAAAGTCCACGGCGCCGCCCAGCAACGCGGCTTCCTCGTAGATCTGATCACTAAGCACCGTCAGAAAGATCACCGGCATGTTGGGGGCTATCTGCCGAACATTGCCGAGAACCTCGATACCGTTCATGCGCGGCATCTTCCAGTCCAGCAGGATCAGGTGGATGTCATGGGGTTCGCGCAACCGCGCCAGAAAGCTTTCGCCGTCCGAGAACTCCTCAACCTGGTAGCCCCGGCCGACAAGGTTCTGGGCGAGGGATTCACGGAACAACGGATCATCGTCGACGATTGCGAGGTTGCGGCAGGTGTTGGGGGCGATGGAATCCACCGTTTCAGCCTTTAGCATTTGCCAAGCTCCCATAGCAGTTTTCCGACTCGGTTTCCGGGGTGACATCCAGGGTCAGAACCCGATAGGTGTCCGACGCGATGTCGAGATAGAAAAAGATCTCCACATCACAGACATCCGATACGTACTTCCAGATATGACCCGGAAATTTGGGCAGTATGTCGTGTGGTGGCCCGAACATGCTCTCGATGCCTTGCTCACTTTCACCAATGATGGCGCTGGATGCTGCTTTATCGACTTCTGCTTCCTTGCCTGGCTCAGGGCCATGGTCAGTGCGCGCATTGGCGGCGATCGTGACCTCTGTCGCGGGCTTCTGCGGTTCCGGGGGCTTCTCCGGATAGGGCAGGGCCGGCTGCGGAGGCTCTACCGTTTGAGCGGCTTCCGAAGTCGCTGGCACGGGGGCCGGTGCGACCGCTACGTCATTTTCTGCGCTGACGCATCCCGACAGGAGGAGCAGGAGCAGCGGTTTGATGTGCGTCTTGGGCAAGGAGTTGCAGATCCTCTAATTCTCAAAGGTGGAAGCCCCGGTCTGTAGGCAAAATTGCCAAATGACTGAAACAGGCATGCCTGAAGGACATGCCTGGATCGGCTCCTCACTGTTATCTCGACCCGGACCCGGCACATGCATCCGAAGTACCGGTTTTCAGGCCGCCAGTCGCTTGGGGCTCATCCGTAAAACGTACCGATCGCAAAAAGGTTCCGTTTTTTGTCACGGCTCTGGTACGATGATACCCAAGCCGCCGCGGGTTTCAATCCGCTTTATTGAAGTGCCCTAAGTAGTTGGAAATTGGTGATGTCGATTAGTTAATTCGACTAAAATGCAATATGATGCCCGGATCCAGATCTGGTGTATTCGGCGGCCTGGTTATTGCAGGGCTTAGAATGTATTTGTTAGAATCGT of Alphaproteobacteria bacterium contains these proteins:
- a CDS encoding response regulator transcription factor; its protein translation is MLKAETVDSIAPNTCRNLAIVDDDPLFRESLAQNLVGRGYQVEEFSDGESFLARLREPHDIHLILLDWKMPRMNGIEVLGNVRQIAPNMPVIFLTVLSDQIYEEAALLGGAVDFVEKSRSFSIIVRRIELAPFTPRNAANSPEVEEEQSDLSVGALQLDLESHRAYWKGAQVYLTLSEFGIVKALASKPGTDLPYRRIYDVVHGYGFIAGDGENGYRANVRSLIKRIRQKFRSLDPDFDHIENYAGFGYRWQAPR